In bacterium (Candidatus Blackallbacteria) CG13_big_fil_rev_8_21_14_2_50_49_14, one genomic interval encodes:
- a CDS encoding sodium:alanine symporter family protein, whose protein sequence is MDIISLMGTIDEFLWGPWAFFVLMGTGILFTIWTKFIQFRAVTHGVTVIRGVYDSPDDPGAINHFQALSAALSATVGLGNIGGVAMAIALGGPGALFWMWVVGFLGMAIKTVEVTLALMYRNTDDPQNPHGGAMWVIDKTLGKHDDWRKGLAKALAYFFCITLLISTMTGGNMFQAWNVGEILNVYYGVPQIATGIMLAVVVGAVIVGGIKRIGEVAEKIVPFMCGMYILAGLAVLALHIDKIPGMLLLIVQSAFTPVAAGGAFVGVGVYTAFEIGLQRALFSNEAGQGSAPIAHSAAKTDEASREGVVAGLEPFIDTLMICTLTALVILCTGTWNRPSIGEIKGPVAIVQDAGKAKLEAPTSVQALPELASWEKWQPGSQVFILVDVPGKNPGEHARAKVYGAIKAGATAGQDHIEWGEVPAGATLIKKADGQPDKSIFRNFVGASLTGHAFDRAFPGLGKWLVTGAALLFAISTQISWSYYGEQGVVFMFNGKGVMIYKAIFLLGTIVAPVLISTDRELGILSDFGTGWMLWANIPILLSMGYLAVRDLKQYFRKLDAGEFKAHKPINPFAKE, encoded by the coding sequence GTGGATATTATTTCTCTCATGGGAACCATAGATGAATTTCTGTGGGGCCCTTGGGCATTTTTTGTATTAATGGGAACGGGCATTCTGTTTACCATTTGGACGAAATTTATTCAGTTTCGTGCCGTGACACATGGTGTCACCGTGATTCGGGGGGTCTATGACAGCCCCGATGACCCAGGCGCGATTAACCATTTTCAGGCTCTATCAGCCGCGCTATCAGCGACGGTCGGTCTGGGAAATATCGGCGGGGTTGCCATGGCGATCGCTTTGGGGGGGCCTGGTGCTCTTTTCTGGATGTGGGTGGTTGGTTTTCTGGGCATGGCGATTAAAACCGTAGAAGTCACCCTGGCCTTGATGTACCGCAATACCGATGATCCCCAAAACCCCCATGGGGGAGCGATGTGGGTGATCGATAAAACCCTGGGAAAACATGATGACTGGCGTAAAGGTTTGGCCAAAGCCTTGGCCTATTTTTTCTGCATTACCCTGCTGATTTCGACCATGACAGGCGGCAATATGTTTCAGGCTTGGAATGTGGGCGAAATTTTGAATGTCTATTATGGGGTTCCTCAAATTGCAACCGGCATTATGCTGGCAGTGGTGGTGGGAGCTGTGATTGTAGGCGGTATCAAACGCATTGGGGAAGTTGCAGAAAAAATTGTTCCCTTTATGTGTGGTATGTATATCCTCGCTGGCCTGGCTGTGCTGGCCCTGCATATTGATAAAATTCCAGGAATGCTGCTCTTGATTGTTCAATCAGCTTTCACTCCGGTGGCTGCAGGCGGCGCCTTTGTGGGGGTTGGGGTCTATACAGCCTTTGAAATTGGTCTGCAAAGAGCTTTGTTCTCAAATGAAGCGGGTCAGGGCTCTGCTCCGATTGCTCACTCTGCTGCTAAAACCGATGAAGCCTCCCGTGAAGGGGTTGTGGCTGGGCTTGAACCTTTTATCGACACCCTGATGATCTGTACCCTGACGGCCTTGGTCATTCTCTGTACTGGCACCTGGAATCGTCCCTCGATTGGCGAAATCAAAGGACCTGTCGCAATTGTTCAGGATGCTGGAAAAGCAAAACTGGAGGCACCGACTTCTGTTCAGGCCTTGCCCGAGTTGGCAAGTTGGGAAAAATGGCAACCGGGTTCACAGGTCTTTATTTTGGTGGATGTCCCCGGTAAAAACCCAGGAGAACATGCCCGTGCAAAAGTCTATGGCGCAATCAAAGCCGGTGCGACAGCGGGTCAGGACCATATTGAATGGGGTGAGGTGCCTGCGGGTGCAACCCTGATCAAAAAAGCAGATGGCCAGCCTGACAAAAGCATTTTCCGAAATTTTGTCGGAGCCAGTTTAACCGGGCATGCCTTTGACCGTGCCTTTCCGGGTCTGGGTAAATGGTTGGTCACAGGCGCAGCCTTGCTTTTCGCGATCTCAACGCAAATTTCCTGGAGCTATTATGGTGAACAGGGAGTGGTGTTTATGTTCAATGGCAAGGGTGTGATGATTTACAAAGCAATCTTTCTGCTGGGTACGATTGTTGCTCCTGTTTTGATCAGCACAGACAGAGAATTAGGTATTCTTTCGGATTTTGGTACCGGCTGGATGCTTTGGGCCAATATTCCCATTCTTCTCAGCATGGGCTATCTGGCCGTACGCGATCTGAAGCAGTACTTCAGAAAATTGGATGCAGGGGAATTTAAGGCTCACAAGCCGATTAATCCGTTTGCAAAGGAATAA